One genomic window of Gossypium hirsutum isolate 1008001.06 chromosome D11, Gossypium_hirsutum_v2.1, whole genome shotgun sequence includes the following:
- the LOC107911033 gene encoding uncharacterized mitochondrial protein AtMg00240-like: MELKTHRSSGGWWLHPEQGDLKYFIGIEVARSNNGIILNQRKYSMGVNSRVYQRLLRRLLYLTNTRLDISFAVQHLSQFMHKPKKYDLEAILRVVRYIKKNPGQGILLSMSGKSQMFAYCDSDWATCPMSRRSITGFCVKL; the protein is encoded by the exons ATGGAACTTAAAACTCACAGAAGCTCTGGTGGTTGGTGGTTACATCCAGAGCAG GGTGATTTGAAGTATTTCATTGGGATAGAAGTGGCACGATCCAACAATGGTATTATACTGAACCAGAGGAAGTACAGCATGGGAGTTAATAGCAGAG TTTACCAAAGGCTTTTAAGGCGATTGTTGTACTTGACTAATACAAGACTAGACATATCATTTGCGGTTCAACATTTGAGTCAATTCATGCATAAGCCAAAAAAGTATGATTTGGAAGCAATTCTTCGAGTAGTCAGATACATTAAGAAGAACCCTGGTCAAGGAATTCTATTGTCAATGTCTGGTAAATCACAAATGTTTGCGTACTGTGACTCAGATTGGGCTACATGTCCTATGTCCAGAAGGTCAATCACTGGTTTTTGTGTCAAGCTTTGA